Part of the Candidatus Palauibacter australiensis genome is shown below.
GGTGGATCGCCATCAGCACGCCGGAAACCGGCGCCGCCGCATACACGAGCGCGACGGGCAGGTTCAGGGCGGCGGAGCGCTCTCCCATGGTGAGGTCCATGAGGGCGATGCCTGTGCCGATGAGGACGATCGCGAACAGCAGCACGATCGCGGCCGCGAACGTCTCCACCACCTTCTTCGCGCGCGGGGCCAGGCGCCCCGTGACCTGGTTGAACCGGAAATGGGACCGCCGCGCCACCGCCAGCGAGGCCCCGAGCAGCGAGAGCCAGATGAAGCAGAAGCGCGACACCTCCTCGCTCCACGGATTCGGGTAGGCGAAGAGGTAGCGCATCAGAACCTGCAGGAGAACCACGTCGCAGACCGCAATCAGCAGGACGCCAACGGCGTACGTCTCGAGCGTGGCCAGCACCCGGTCCAACGCCCGCAACCGCTTTGTCATCCGCTCACCGTGACTCGCTGGATCGGCCGCCGGAAGCCGCGCGCTCAGCCTCCGCCACCAGCCTTGCGATCAGCGCTTCGCCGTCCGGCAACCGATTCGCCAGTTCATCCCGGACGCGCCGTCTCACGGCCGCCGCGAACGGCGCCGGATCCGGGCGCGAGATCTCCACGCCCGCCTCGCGCATCTCCTCGATCGCGTCCGCCTCCATGCGGCGGGCGACTTCGCTCTGGTAGGCGAGCGCCTCGGCCGCGGAACGGTCGACGGTCTCCCGCATTTCGGCGGGAAGCCCCCGGTAGAACGGCTCGTTCACGAGGAGGGTGATGGGGTTGTAGGTGATGGATGTGAAGCTGTAGAACTTCGCCACCTCGTGGAGGCGGCTGCTCACGAACCCGATCGCGTTCGCCTCCCCGCCGTCGATCACGCCCTGCTGGAGCGCGGAGTAGACCTCGCCGTAGTTCATCGGCGTCGCCTGCACGCCGAGCGCGGAGTAGGCCGCCAGGTACGTCGCGTTCTGGAGGACGCGGAGCTTGAGG
Proteins encoded:
- a CDS encoding TRAP transporter small permease, which translates into the protein MTKRLRALDRVLATLETYAVGVLLIAVCDVVLLQVLMRYLFAYPNPWSEEVSRFCFIWLSLLGASLAVARRSHFRFNQVTGRLAPRAKKVVETFAAAIVLLFAIVLIGTGIALMDLTMGERSAALNLPVALVYAAAPVSGVLMAIHLLAGGAGEAEGMSAPHAKQQPASTGEAD
- a CDS encoding TRAP transporter substrate-binding protein; this translates as MAAAAALLAGACATPDFGESNPPPDARTGDVRFSHVLSSTSEFHLMAERFRDLMLERTDGRFRVVIYPSGQLGGERVAFEQIQVGAVHMAITGTPVLSGWVPETQVFDLPFLFETRDHGLSVMNGPVGDEWRELLLERTGVRSLGFLDYGFRHVYNRRRPVDTPRDLAGLKLRVLQNATYLAAYSALGVQATPMNYGEVYSALQQGVIDGGEANAIGFVSSRLHEVAKFYSFTSITYNPITLLVNEPFYRGLPAEMRETVDRSAAEALAYQSEVARRMEADAIEEMREAGVEISRPDPAPFAAAVRRRVRDELANRLPDGEALIARLVAEAERAASGGRSSESR